The following are encoded in a window of Platichthys flesus chromosome 19, fPlaFle2.1, whole genome shotgun sequence genomic DNA:
- the mapk10 gene encoding mitogen-activated protein kinase 10 isoform X3: MVFMSRHFLYNCSEPILDVKIAFCQGFGKQVDVSYIAKHYNMSKSKVDNQFYSVEVGDSTFTVLKRYQNLKPIGSGAQGIVCAGYDAVLDRNVAIKKLSRPFQNQTHAKRAYRELVLMKCVNHKNIISLLNVSTPQKSLEDFQDVYLAMELMDANLCQVIQMELDHERMSYLLYQMLCGIKHLHAAGIIHRDLKPSNIVVKSDCTLKILDFGLARTAGTSFMMTPYVVTRYYRAPEVILGMGYKENVDIWSVGCIMGEMVRHKILFPGRDYIDQWNKVIEQLGTPAAEFMKKLQPTVRNYVENRPKYAGLTFPKLFPDCLFPADSEHNKLKASQARDLLSKMLIIDPAKRISVDEALQHPYINVWYDPAEVEAARDLIQISMPPPAIYDKQLDEREHSIDEWKELIYKEVMNFEERTKNGVVKGQPSPSAQVQP, from the exons GTATTTATGAGCAGACATTTCTTATATAACTGCAGCGAACCAATCCTGGATGTGAAGATAGCCTTTTGTCAG GGTTTTGGAAAACAAGTGGATGTGTCATATATTGCCAAGCATTACAACATGAGCAAAAGCAAAGTGGATAACCAGTTCTACAGTGTGGAAGTGGGAGACTCCACCTTCACAGTTTTAAAACGTTACCAGAATTTAAAGCCCATCGGCTCCGGGGCTCAGGGAATTGTCTG tgCGGGTTACGACGCTGTTCTGGACAGAAATGTAGCCATCAAGAAGCTGAGCCGACCCTTCCAGAACCAGACCCACGCCAAGAGGGCATACCGGGAGTTGGTGCTCATGAAATGCGtcaatcacaaaaat ATCATCAGTTTACTAAATGTCTCCACGCCACAGAAATCATTAGAGGACTTCCAGGATGT GTACCTAGCAATGGAGCTGATGGATGCCAACCTGTGCCAGGTGATACAGATGGAGCTGGACCATGAGCGAATGTCCTACCTGCTCTACCAGATGCTGTGTGGTATCAAACATCTGCACGCAGCTGGCATTATTCACAGG GATCTCAAACCAAGCAATATAGTGGTGAAGTCAGACTGCACCTTGAAGATCCTGGACTTCGGTCTGGCGAGGACCGCGGGCACGAGCTTCATGATGACCCCCTATGTGGTGACTAGATACTACAGAGCCCCGGAGGTTATCCTGGGCATGGGATACAAAGAGAATG TGGATATATGGTCGGTGGGGTGCATTATGGGAGAAATGGTTCGCCACAAAATCCTTTTCCCTGGCCGGGACT ACATCGACCAGTGGAACAAGGTGATCGAGCAGCTGGGCACGCCCGCAGCAGAGTTCATGAAGAAGCTTCAGCCCACGGTGAGGAACTACGTGGAGAACCGGCCAAAGTACGCAGGCCTCACCTTCCCCAAGCTGTTCCCCGACTGCCTCTTCCCCGCCGACTCCGAGCACAACAAACTCAAAG CCAGCCAGGCCAGAGACCTGCTGTCTAAGATGTTGATCATCGACCCGGCCAAACGGATATCTGTGGACGAGGCCTTACAGCACCCCTACATCAACGTGTGGTACGACCCGGCTGAGGTGGAGGCG GCCAGAGATCTCATCCAAATATCCATG cCTCCACCTGCGATCTATGACAAGCAACTGGATGAAAGAGAACACTCCATTGATGAATGGAAAG AACTCATCTACAAAGAGGTGATGAACTTTGAGGAGAGAACGAAGAATGGCGTAGTGAAGGGACAGCCTTCACCTTCAG CACAGGTGCAGCCGTGA
- the mapk10 gene encoding mitogen-activated protein kinase 10 isoform X1 has translation MVFMSRHFLYNCSEPILDVKIAFCQGFGKQVDVSYIAKHYNMSKSKVDNQFYSVEVGDSTFTVLKRYQNLKPIGSGAQGIVCAGYDAVLDRNVAIKKLSRPFQNQTHAKRAYRELVLMKCVNHKNIISLLNVSTPQKSLEDFQDVYLAMELMDANLCQVIQMELDHERMSYLLYQMLCGIKHLHAAGIIHRDLKPSNIVVKSDCTLKILDFGLARTAGTSFMMTPYVVTRYYRAPEVILGMGYKENVDIWSVGCIMGEMVRHKILFPGRDYIDQWNKVIEQLGTPAAEFMKKLQPTVRNYVENRPKYAGLTFPKLFPDCLFPADSEHNKLKASQARDLLSKMLIIDPAKRISVDEALQHPYINVWYDPAEVEAARDLIQISMPPPAIYDKQLDEREHSIDEWKELIYKEVMNFEERTKNGVVKGQPSPSGAAVNSSESLPPSPSINDISSMSTDQTLASDTDSSLETSAGPLGCCR, from the exons GTATTTATGAGCAGACATTTCTTATATAACTGCAGCGAACCAATCCTGGATGTGAAGATAGCCTTTTGTCAG GGTTTTGGAAAACAAGTGGATGTGTCATATATTGCCAAGCATTACAACATGAGCAAAAGCAAAGTGGATAACCAGTTCTACAGTGTGGAAGTGGGAGACTCCACCTTCACAGTTTTAAAACGTTACCAGAATTTAAAGCCCATCGGCTCCGGGGCTCAGGGAATTGTCTG tgCGGGTTACGACGCTGTTCTGGACAGAAATGTAGCCATCAAGAAGCTGAGCCGACCCTTCCAGAACCAGACCCACGCCAAGAGGGCATACCGGGAGTTGGTGCTCATGAAATGCGtcaatcacaaaaat ATCATCAGTTTACTAAATGTCTCCACGCCACAGAAATCATTAGAGGACTTCCAGGATGT GTACCTAGCAATGGAGCTGATGGATGCCAACCTGTGCCAGGTGATACAGATGGAGCTGGACCATGAGCGAATGTCCTACCTGCTCTACCAGATGCTGTGTGGTATCAAACATCTGCACGCAGCTGGCATTATTCACAGG GATCTCAAACCAAGCAATATAGTGGTGAAGTCAGACTGCACCTTGAAGATCCTGGACTTCGGTCTGGCGAGGACCGCGGGCACGAGCTTCATGATGACCCCCTATGTGGTGACTAGATACTACAGAGCCCCGGAGGTTATCCTGGGCATGGGATACAAAGAGAATG TGGATATATGGTCGGTGGGGTGCATTATGGGAGAAATGGTTCGCCACAAAATCCTTTTCCCTGGCCGGGACT ACATCGACCAGTGGAACAAGGTGATCGAGCAGCTGGGCACGCCCGCAGCAGAGTTCATGAAGAAGCTTCAGCCCACGGTGAGGAACTACGTGGAGAACCGGCCAAAGTACGCAGGCCTCACCTTCCCCAAGCTGTTCCCCGACTGCCTCTTCCCCGCCGACTCCGAGCACAACAAACTCAAAG CCAGCCAGGCCAGAGACCTGCTGTCTAAGATGTTGATCATCGACCCGGCCAAACGGATATCTGTGGACGAGGCCTTACAGCACCCCTACATCAACGTGTGGTACGACCCGGCTGAGGTGGAGGCG GCCAGAGATCTCATCCAAATATCCATG cCTCCACCTGCGATCTATGACAAGCAACTGGATGAAAGAGAACACTCCATTGATGAATGGAAAG AACTCATCTACAAAGAGGTGATGAACTTTGAGGAGAGAACGAAGAATGGCGTAGTGAAGGGACAGCCTTCACCTTCAG GTGCAGCCGTGAACAGCAGCGagagcctccctccctccccctccatcAACGACATCTCCTCCATGTCCACCGACCAGACCCTGGCCTCAGACACTGACAGCAGCTTGGAGACCTCCGCAGGACCCCTGGGGTGTTGCAGGTGA
- the mapk10 gene encoding mitogen-activated protein kinase 10 isoform X5, protein MVFMSRHFLYNCSEPILDVKIAFCQGFGKQVDVSYIAKHYNMSKSKVDNQFYSVEVGDSTFTVLKRYQNLKPIGSGAQGIVCAGYDAVLDRNVAIKKLSRPFQNQTHAKRAYRELVLMKCVNHKNIISLLNVSTPQKSLEDFQDVYLAMELMDANLCQVIQMELDHERMSYLLYQMLCGIKHLHAAGIIHRDLKPSNIVVKSDCTLKILDFGLARTAGTSFMMTPYVVTRYYRAPEVILGMGYKENVDMWSVGCIFGEVIRGTVLFPGTDHIDQWNKVIEQLGTPAAEFMKKLQPTVRNYVENRPKYAGLTFPKLFPDCLFPADSEHNKLKASQARDLLSKMLIIDPAKRISVDEALQHPYINVWYDPAEVEAARDLIQISMPPPAIYDKQLDEREHSIDEWKELIYKEVMNFEERTKNGVVKGQPSPSGAAVNSSESLPPSPSINDISSMSTDQTLASDTDSSLETSAGPLGCCR, encoded by the exons GTATTTATGAGCAGACATTTCTTATATAACTGCAGCGAACCAATCCTGGATGTGAAGATAGCCTTTTGTCAG GGTTTTGGAAAACAAGTGGATGTGTCATATATTGCCAAGCATTACAACATGAGCAAAAGCAAAGTGGATAACCAGTTCTACAGTGTGGAAGTGGGAGACTCCACCTTCACAGTTTTAAAACGTTACCAGAATTTAAAGCCCATCGGCTCCGGGGCTCAGGGAATTGTCTG tgCGGGTTACGACGCTGTTCTGGACAGAAATGTAGCCATCAAGAAGCTGAGCCGACCCTTCCAGAACCAGACCCACGCCAAGAGGGCATACCGGGAGTTGGTGCTCATGAAATGCGtcaatcacaaaaat ATCATCAGTTTACTAAATGTCTCCACGCCACAGAAATCATTAGAGGACTTCCAGGATGT GTACCTAGCAATGGAGCTGATGGATGCCAACCTGTGCCAGGTGATACAGATGGAGCTGGACCATGAGCGAATGTCCTACCTGCTCTACCAGATGCTGTGTGGTATCAAACATCTGCACGCAGCTGGCATTATTCACAGG GATCTCAAACCAAGCAATATAGTGGTGAAGTCAGACTGCACCTTGAAGATCCTGGACTTCGGTCTGGCGAGGACCGCGGGCACGAGCTTCATGATGACCCCCTATGTGGTGACTAGATACTACAGAGCCCCGGAGGTTATCCTGGGCATGGGATACAAAGAGAATG TGGACATGTGGTCAGTGGGCTGCATCTTTGGAGAGGTGATAAGAGGGACAGTGCTGTTCCCTGGGACTGACC ACATCGACCAGTGGAACAAGGTGATCGAGCAGCTGGGCACGCCCGCAGCAGAGTTCATGAAGAAGCTTCAGCCCACGGTGAGGAACTACGTGGAGAACCGGCCAAAGTACGCAGGCCTCACCTTCCCCAAGCTGTTCCCCGACTGCCTCTTCCCCGCCGACTCCGAGCACAACAAACTCAAAG CCAGCCAGGCCAGAGACCTGCTGTCTAAGATGTTGATCATCGACCCGGCCAAACGGATATCTGTGGACGAGGCCTTACAGCACCCCTACATCAACGTGTGGTACGACCCGGCTGAGGTGGAGGCG GCCAGAGATCTCATCCAAATATCCATG cCTCCACCTGCGATCTATGACAAGCAACTGGATGAAAGAGAACACTCCATTGATGAATGGAAAG AACTCATCTACAAAGAGGTGATGAACTTTGAGGAGAGAACGAAGAATGGCGTAGTGAAGGGACAGCCTTCACCTTCAG GTGCAGCCGTGAACAGCAGCGagagcctccctccctccccctccatcAACGACATCTCCTCCATGTCCACCGACCAGACCCTGGCCTCAGACACTGACAGCAGCTTGGAGACCTCCGCAGGACCCCTGGGGTGTTGCAGGTGA
- the arhgap24 gene encoding rho GTPase-activating protein 24 isoform X4, with translation MDLNSNPGADRERMTANHETYLLMASTQNDMEDWVKTIRRVIWAPFGGGIFGQKLEETVRYERRFGTKLAPMLVEQCADFIRQWGLQEEGLFRMPGQANLVKELQDAFDCGEKPSFDCDTDVHTVASLLKLYLRELPEPVVPFQKYEDFLASCKLLGKDDEMGMNELRRLLESLPQVNFNLLKYICRFLDEVQSYSGVNKMSVQNLATVFGPNILRPKIEDPVAIMEGTVLVQQLMAILIGRQDVLFPHSEDSPTALELVNNNVELPRRQATTTTSAVTTVSQNAENNNTPVVRQCVWEAPESPSHRQHVEKSGSPRPSSPRNGVTGRFDITRSSPLTIKKNPAYSKGSGIVTNGSFSSSPSSDPNQEKSQTLSGGGSLPMRRSGALKGSGTKMGTGGVAGGGSTVGNGVARMGVSGTDVVSGSLHGRSGLWAPHGCVTLRSNNKTRDGSNGEQTANQNRLSTYDNVQLNHQNLQLQNQITNTCLNSSCEDKQSVDSATWSTSSCEISLPDNSTSCRSSTTTCPEQDFYGGHYEDLDGPAPDAEPPRSGGGGEGGEGRGSNREPGGERAGGSSRGTSSSENSDGFPAANGAGSHSALHSLVASLKQEMHKQKTEYEARIKSLEQRNLELETEMVNLHEELDQERKKYTMAEIKLRNAERAKDDAERRNQMLQKEMEQFFSTFSDLTATGNATAPAADPRRPDHTNAIWIQ, from the exons GGATCTTCGGtcagaagctggaggagacggTGCGGTATGAGCGCCGCTTCGGGACCAAGCTGGCCCCGATGCTGGTGGAGCAGTGTGCGGATTTCATCCGGCAGTGGGGCCTTCAGGAGGAGGGTCTTTTCCGGATGCCTGGACAGGCCAACCTGGTCAAAGAGCTGCAGGACGCCTtcgactgtggagagaagccCTCGTTTGACTG TGACACAGATGTGCACACCGTCGCCTCCCTGCTGAAGCTCTATCTCAGGGAGCTGCCGGAGCCCGTCGTCCCCTTCCAGAAGTACGAGGACTTCCTGGCATCCTGCAAGCTCCTCGGAAAGGATGATGAAATG GGTATGAATGAGTTGAGACGCCTCTTGGAAAGTCTACCTCAAGTCAACTTCAACCTTCTCAAGTACATCTGCAG GTTTCTAGATGAAGTGCAGTCGTATTCAGGAGTGAACAAAATGAGCGTTCAGAACTTGGCCACGGTCTTCGGGCCAAATATCTTGAGGCCAAAGATCGAGGATCCAGTGGCCATCATGGAAG GTACCGTTCTGGTCCAGCAGCTCATGGCCATTTTGATCGGCCGCCAGGACGTGCTcttccctcacagcgaggacAGCCCCACGGCCCTCGAGCTGGTCAACAACAACGTCGAGCTGCCGCGGCGACAGGCCACCACGACTACCTCCGCCGTCACGACAGTGTCTCAGAACGCCGAGAACAACAACACGCCGGTGGTCCGCCAGTGTGTCTGGGAAGCCCCCGAGTCTCCTTCGCACCGCCAGCACGTAGAGAAGAGTGGCTCCCCGCGGCCGTCAAGCCCTCGCAACGGTGTCACTGGACGCTTCGACATCACCCGCAGTTCCCCACTGACTATTAAGAAGAACCCGGCGTACAGTAAAGGCAGCGGGATTGTCACAAAcggctccttcagctcctcgcCCTCCTCGGACCCCAATCAAGAGAAGAGCCAGACTCTGAGTGGAGGAGGGAGTTTACCGATGCGGCGCAGCGGGGCCCTCAAAGGCTCTGGCACAAAAATGGGCACCGGCGGCGTggcgggggggggcagcacTGTCGGGAACGGAGTCGCGCGCATGGGCGTTTCAGGCACTGATGTGGTCTCAGGGAGCCTACACGGCCGCAGCGGCCTCTGGGCCCCGCACGGCTGCGTCACGCTACGGTCGAACAACAAAACCCGCGACGGCTCCAACGGGGAACAAACCGCCAATCAGAATCGTCTGTCCACGTACGACAATGTCCAGTTAAACCACcagaacctgcagctgcagaaccAGATCACCAACACGTGTCTCAACAGCAGCTGCGAGGACAAGCAGAGCGTGGACAGCGCCACCTGGTCCACGTCCTCCTGTGAAATCTCTCTTCCCGACAACTCCACCTCCTGTCGGTCCTCGACCACCACCTGTCCTGAGCAGGACTTCTATGGGGGTCACTACGAGGACCTGGACGGACCAGCTCCGGATGCAGAGCCTCCTCGGtctggcggaggaggagaagggggggagggcCGGGGCAGCAACAGGGAGCCGGGAGGAGAGCGAGCGGGGGGGAGCAGCCGAGGAACCAGCAGCAGTGAGAACAGTGACGGTTTCCCTGCTGCCAACGGAGCCGGCAGCCACAGCGCTCTGCACAGCTTGGTGGCCAGTCTCAAACAGGAGATGCACAAACAGAAGACAGAGTACGAGGCCAGGATAAAGAG cttGGAGCAGCGCAACCTGGAGCTGGAGACGGAGATGGTGAACCTCCACGAGGAGCTGgaccaggagaggaagaagtaCACCATGGCCGAGATCAAGCTGCGCAACGCCGAGCGCGCCAAGGACGACGCCGAGCGGCGAAATCAGATGCTGCAGAAAGAGATGGAGCAGTTCTTCTCCACGTTCAGCGACCTCACCGCGACCGGCAACGCCACGGCCCCGGCCGCCGACCCACGCCGGCCAGATCACACCAACGCCATCTGGATACAGTGA
- the mapk10 gene encoding mitogen-activated protein kinase 10 isoform X2 yields MSKSKVDNQFYSVEVGDSTFTVLKRYQNLKPIGSGAQGIVCAGYDAVLDRNVAIKKLSRPFQNQTHAKRAYRELVLMKCVNHKNIISLLNVSTPQKSLEDFQDVYLAMELMDANLCQVIQMELDHERMSYLLYQMLCGIKHLHAAGIIHRDLKPSNIVVKSDCTLKILDFGLARTAGTSFMMTPYVVTRYYRAPEVILGMGYKENVDIWSVGCIMGEMVRHKILFPGRDYIDQWNKVIEQLGTPAAEFMKKLQPTVRNYVENRPKYAGLTFPKLFPDCLFPADSEHNKLKASQARDLLSKMLIIDPAKRISVDEALQHPYINVWYDPAEVEAARDLIQISMPPPAIYDKQLDEREHSIDEWKELIYKEVMNFEERTKNGVVKGQPSPSGAAVNSSESLPPSPSINDISSMSTDQTLASDTDSSLETSAGPLGCCR; encoded by the exons ATGAGCAAAAGCAAAGTGGATAACCAGTTCTACAGTGTGGAAGTGGGAGACTCCACCTTCACAGTTTTAAAACGTTACCAGAATTTAAAGCCCATCGGCTCCGGGGCTCAGGGAATTGTCTG tgCGGGTTACGACGCTGTTCTGGACAGAAATGTAGCCATCAAGAAGCTGAGCCGACCCTTCCAGAACCAGACCCACGCCAAGAGGGCATACCGGGAGTTGGTGCTCATGAAATGCGtcaatcacaaaaat ATCATCAGTTTACTAAATGTCTCCACGCCACAGAAATCATTAGAGGACTTCCAGGATGT GTACCTAGCAATGGAGCTGATGGATGCCAACCTGTGCCAGGTGATACAGATGGAGCTGGACCATGAGCGAATGTCCTACCTGCTCTACCAGATGCTGTGTGGTATCAAACATCTGCACGCAGCTGGCATTATTCACAGG GATCTCAAACCAAGCAATATAGTGGTGAAGTCAGACTGCACCTTGAAGATCCTGGACTTCGGTCTGGCGAGGACCGCGGGCACGAGCTTCATGATGACCCCCTATGTGGTGACTAGATACTACAGAGCCCCGGAGGTTATCCTGGGCATGGGATACAAAGAGAATG TGGATATATGGTCGGTGGGGTGCATTATGGGAGAAATGGTTCGCCACAAAATCCTTTTCCCTGGCCGGGACT ACATCGACCAGTGGAACAAGGTGATCGAGCAGCTGGGCACGCCCGCAGCAGAGTTCATGAAGAAGCTTCAGCCCACGGTGAGGAACTACGTGGAGAACCGGCCAAAGTACGCAGGCCTCACCTTCCCCAAGCTGTTCCCCGACTGCCTCTTCCCCGCCGACTCCGAGCACAACAAACTCAAAG CCAGCCAGGCCAGAGACCTGCTGTCTAAGATGTTGATCATCGACCCGGCCAAACGGATATCTGTGGACGAGGCCTTACAGCACCCCTACATCAACGTGTGGTACGACCCGGCTGAGGTGGAGGCG GCCAGAGATCTCATCCAAATATCCATG cCTCCACCTGCGATCTATGACAAGCAACTGGATGAAAGAGAACACTCCATTGATGAATGGAAAG AACTCATCTACAAAGAGGTGATGAACTTTGAGGAGAGAACGAAGAATGGCGTAGTGAAGGGACAGCCTTCACCTTCAG GTGCAGCCGTGAACAGCAGCGagagcctccctccctccccctccatcAACGACATCTCCTCCATGTCCACCGACCAGACCCTGGCCTCAGACACTGACAGCAGCTTGGAGACCTCCGCAGGACCCCTGGGGTGTTGCAGGTGA
- the arhgap24 gene encoding rho GTPase-activating protein 24 isoform X3: MEVVHPSIHSLPQYGLSDSISSHQGADRERMTANHETYLLMASTQNDMEDWVKTIRRVIWAPFGGGIFGQKLEETVRYERRFGTKLAPMLVEQCADFIRQWGLQEEGLFRMPGQANLVKELQDAFDCGEKPSFDCDTDVHTVASLLKLYLRELPEPVVPFQKYEDFLASCKLLGKDDEMGMNELRRLLESLPQVNFNLLKYICRFLDEVQSYSGVNKMSVQNLATVFGPNILRPKIEDPVAIMEGTVLVQQLMAILIGRQDVLFPHSEDSPTALELVNNNVELPRRQATTTTSAVTTVSQNAENNNTPVVRQCVWEAPESPSHRQHVEKSGSPRPSSPRNGVTGRFDITRSSPLTIKKNPAYSKGSGIVTNGSFSSSPSSDPNQEKSQTLSGGGSLPMRRSGALKGSGTKMGTGGVAGGGSTVGNGVARMGVSGTDVVSGSLHGRSGLWAPHGCVTLRSNNKTRDGSNGEQTANQNRLSTYDNVQLNHQNLQLQNQITNTCLNSSCEDKQSVDSATWSTSSCEISLPDNSTSCRSSTTTCPEQDFYGGHYEDLDGPAPDAEPPRSGGGGEGGEGRGSNREPGGERAGGSSRGTSSSENSDGFPAANGAGSHSALHSLVASLKQEMHKQKTEYEARIKSLEQRNLELETEMVNLHEELDQERKKYTMAEIKLRNAERAKDDAERRNQMLQKEMEQFFSTFSDLTATGNATAPAADPRRPDHTNAIWIQ, translated from the exons GGATCTTCGGtcagaagctggaggagacggTGCGGTATGAGCGCCGCTTCGGGACCAAGCTGGCCCCGATGCTGGTGGAGCAGTGTGCGGATTTCATCCGGCAGTGGGGCCTTCAGGAGGAGGGTCTTTTCCGGATGCCTGGACAGGCCAACCTGGTCAAAGAGCTGCAGGACGCCTtcgactgtggagagaagccCTCGTTTGACTG TGACACAGATGTGCACACCGTCGCCTCCCTGCTGAAGCTCTATCTCAGGGAGCTGCCGGAGCCCGTCGTCCCCTTCCAGAAGTACGAGGACTTCCTGGCATCCTGCAAGCTCCTCGGAAAGGATGATGAAATG GGTATGAATGAGTTGAGACGCCTCTTGGAAAGTCTACCTCAAGTCAACTTCAACCTTCTCAAGTACATCTGCAG GTTTCTAGATGAAGTGCAGTCGTATTCAGGAGTGAACAAAATGAGCGTTCAGAACTTGGCCACGGTCTTCGGGCCAAATATCTTGAGGCCAAAGATCGAGGATCCAGTGGCCATCATGGAAG GTACCGTTCTGGTCCAGCAGCTCATGGCCATTTTGATCGGCCGCCAGGACGTGCTcttccctcacagcgaggacAGCCCCACGGCCCTCGAGCTGGTCAACAACAACGTCGAGCTGCCGCGGCGACAGGCCACCACGACTACCTCCGCCGTCACGACAGTGTCTCAGAACGCCGAGAACAACAACACGCCGGTGGTCCGCCAGTGTGTCTGGGAAGCCCCCGAGTCTCCTTCGCACCGCCAGCACGTAGAGAAGAGTGGCTCCCCGCGGCCGTCAAGCCCTCGCAACGGTGTCACTGGACGCTTCGACATCACCCGCAGTTCCCCACTGACTATTAAGAAGAACCCGGCGTACAGTAAAGGCAGCGGGATTGTCACAAAcggctccttcagctcctcgcCCTCCTCGGACCCCAATCAAGAGAAGAGCCAGACTCTGAGTGGAGGAGGGAGTTTACCGATGCGGCGCAGCGGGGCCCTCAAAGGCTCTGGCACAAAAATGGGCACCGGCGGCGTggcgggggggggcagcacTGTCGGGAACGGAGTCGCGCGCATGGGCGTTTCAGGCACTGATGTGGTCTCAGGGAGCCTACACGGCCGCAGCGGCCTCTGGGCCCCGCACGGCTGCGTCACGCTACGGTCGAACAACAAAACCCGCGACGGCTCCAACGGGGAACAAACCGCCAATCAGAATCGTCTGTCCACGTACGACAATGTCCAGTTAAACCACcagaacctgcagctgcagaaccAGATCACCAACACGTGTCTCAACAGCAGCTGCGAGGACAAGCAGAGCGTGGACAGCGCCACCTGGTCCACGTCCTCCTGTGAAATCTCTCTTCCCGACAACTCCACCTCCTGTCGGTCCTCGACCACCACCTGTCCTGAGCAGGACTTCTATGGGGGTCACTACGAGGACCTGGACGGACCAGCTCCGGATGCAGAGCCTCCTCGGtctggcggaggaggagaagggggggagggcCGGGGCAGCAACAGGGAGCCGGGAGGAGAGCGAGCGGGGGGGAGCAGCCGAGGAACCAGCAGCAGTGAGAACAGTGACGGTTTCCCTGCTGCCAACGGAGCCGGCAGCCACAGCGCTCTGCACAGCTTGGTGGCCAGTCTCAAACAGGAGATGCACAAACAGAAGACAGAGTACGAGGCCAGGATAAAGAG cttGGAGCAGCGCAACCTGGAGCTGGAGACGGAGATGGTGAACCTCCACGAGGAGCTGgaccaggagaggaagaagtaCACCATGGCCGAGATCAAGCTGCGCAACGCCGAGCGCGCCAAGGACGACGCCGAGCGGCGAAATCAGATGCTGCAGAAAGAGATGGAGCAGTTCTTCTCCACGTTCAGCGACCTCACCGCGACCGGCAACGCCACGGCCCCGGCCGCCGACCCACGCCGGCCAGATCACACCAACGCCATCTGGATACAGTGA
- the mapk10 gene encoding mitogen-activated protein kinase 10 isoform X4 produces the protein MVFMSRHFLYNCSEPILDVKIAFCQGFGKQVDVSYIAKHYNMSKSKVDNQFYSVEVGDSTFTVLKRYQNLKPIGSGAQGIVCAGYDAVLDRNVAIKKLSRPFQNQTHAKRAYRELVLMKCVNHKNIISLLNVSTPQKSLEDFQDVYLAMELMDANLCQVIQMELDHERMSYLLYQMLCGIKHLHAAGIIHRDLKPSNIVVKSDCTLKILDFGLARTAGTSFMMTPYVVTRYYRAPEVILGMGYKENVDIWSVGCIMGEMVRHKILFPGRDYIDQWNKVIEQLGTPAAEFMKKLQPTVRNYVENRPKYAGLTFPKLFPDCLFPADSEHNKLKASQARDLLSKMLIIDPAKRISVDEALQHPYINVWYDPAEVEAARDLIQISMPPPAIYDKQLDEREHSIDEWKELIYKEVMNFEERTKNGVVKGQPSPSGTLSA, from the exons GTATTTATGAGCAGACATTTCTTATATAACTGCAGCGAACCAATCCTGGATGTGAAGATAGCCTTTTGTCAG GGTTTTGGAAAACAAGTGGATGTGTCATATATTGCCAAGCATTACAACATGAGCAAAAGCAAAGTGGATAACCAGTTCTACAGTGTGGAAGTGGGAGACTCCACCTTCACAGTTTTAAAACGTTACCAGAATTTAAAGCCCATCGGCTCCGGGGCTCAGGGAATTGTCTG tgCGGGTTACGACGCTGTTCTGGACAGAAATGTAGCCATCAAGAAGCTGAGCCGACCCTTCCAGAACCAGACCCACGCCAAGAGGGCATACCGGGAGTTGGTGCTCATGAAATGCGtcaatcacaaaaat ATCATCAGTTTACTAAATGTCTCCACGCCACAGAAATCATTAGAGGACTTCCAGGATGT GTACCTAGCAATGGAGCTGATGGATGCCAACCTGTGCCAGGTGATACAGATGGAGCTGGACCATGAGCGAATGTCCTACCTGCTCTACCAGATGCTGTGTGGTATCAAACATCTGCACGCAGCTGGCATTATTCACAGG GATCTCAAACCAAGCAATATAGTGGTGAAGTCAGACTGCACCTTGAAGATCCTGGACTTCGGTCTGGCGAGGACCGCGGGCACGAGCTTCATGATGACCCCCTATGTGGTGACTAGATACTACAGAGCCCCGGAGGTTATCCTGGGCATGGGATACAAAGAGAATG TGGATATATGGTCGGTGGGGTGCATTATGGGAGAAATGGTTCGCCACAAAATCCTTTTCCCTGGCCGGGACT ACATCGACCAGTGGAACAAGGTGATCGAGCAGCTGGGCACGCCCGCAGCAGAGTTCATGAAGAAGCTTCAGCCCACGGTGAGGAACTACGTGGAGAACCGGCCAAAGTACGCAGGCCTCACCTTCCCCAAGCTGTTCCCCGACTGCCTCTTCCCCGCCGACTCCGAGCACAACAAACTCAAAG CCAGCCAGGCCAGAGACCTGCTGTCTAAGATGTTGATCATCGACCCGGCCAAACGGATATCTGTGGACGAGGCCTTACAGCACCCCTACATCAACGTGTGGTACGACCCGGCTGAGGTGGAGGCG GCCAGAGATCTCATCCAAATATCCATG cCTCCACCTGCGATCTATGACAAGCAACTGGATGAAAGAGAACACTCCATTGATGAATGGAAAG AACTCATCTACAAAGAGGTGATGAACTTTGAGGAGAGAACGAAGAATGGCGTAGTGAAGGGACAGCCTTCACCTTCAGGTACTCTCAGTGCATAA